One region of Carya illinoinensis cultivar Pawnee chromosome 8, C.illinoinensisPawnee_v1, whole genome shotgun sequence genomic DNA includes:
- the LOC122274136 gene encoding pentatricopeptide repeat-containing protein At3g22470, mitochondrial-like, with amino-acid sequence MGEKGFKPDRFTYATIINALCKVGETDLAINLLRKMEDANFVLNAASYNTIICILCKDGLLTDALKLFSTMTSKGIQPNHFTYNPLIQGLCNFGHWKEAAKLVAEMEERNIIPDVHSFNILVDALLKEGKMTEAKEALHMMTEKGIEPDIFTHNSLIDCYCQRNKMNEAVKTFNMMVRRGCSPDIVSYNTLINGYCKSKRIDEAINLFHEMLDKRMIPNAVTYKTLIGGFCRVGRPVAALELLHEMQASGEHPILQTYAILLDGLFKNGYFVEAMALFQEMVDKKLEIDIVIYTILIDAMCAAGKLVTAKELFCSLSTKGLQPNACTYTIMFKGLCKEGLTNEACELLEKMNGNGCLPDSVSYNTIIQGLLQHDETSRAVEYIEIMVDKGFSANETTATMVIELLCANKVDKTIREWFEKLL; translated from the coding sequence ATGGGGGAGAAGGGATTTAAACCAGATAGATTTACCTATGCGACCATAATTAACGCTTTGTGTAAGGTAGGTGAAACCGATCTGGCCATTAACTTGCTTAGGAAGATGGAAGATGCAAATTTTGTACTTAATGCAGCATCGTATAATACAATCATTTGCATTTTGTGCAAGGATGGATTGCTGACTGATGCCTTGAAACTTTTTTCCACAATGACGAGTAAAGGCATTCAGCCAAACCATTTTACTTACAATCCCTTAATTCAGGGCCTATGCAATTTTGGCCATTGGAAAGAGGCTGCTAAATTAGTGGCTGAGATGGAAGAAAGGAATATCATTCCAGATGTGCATTCTTTCAATATATTGGTGGATGCGCTTCTAAAAGAGGGGAAGATGACGGAGGCAAAAGAAGCTCTTCATATGATGACTGAGAAAGGCATCGAGCCAGATATATTCACGCACAACTCTTTGATTGATTGTTATTGTCAGCGAAACAAAATGAATGAGGCAGTCAAAACATTTAATATGATGGTTAGGAGGGGTTGTTCTCCTGATATTGTTAGCTATAACACATTAATCAATGGATATTGTAAAAGTAAGAGAATTGATGAGGCAATAAATCTCTTTCATGAAATGTTAGACAAGAGAATGATTCCCAATGCTGTCACTTACAAAACTCTTATAGGTGGGTTTTGCCGAGTGGGGAGACCTGTAGCTGCGTTAGAGCTACTTCATGAGATGCAAGCTTCTGGAGAACATCCTATTCTACAAACTTATGCCATTTTGTTAGATGGTCTTTTTAAGAACGGATATTTTGTGGAGGCAATGGCATTGTTTCAAGAGATGGTAGACAAAAAGTTGGAAATTGATATTGTGATTTACACCATCTTGATTGATGCTATGTGTGCTGCGGGAAAACTTGTGACTGCAAAAGAACTCTTTTGCAGTCTTTCTACCAAAGGGTTGCAACCTAATGCTTGCACTTACACTATAATGTTCAAAGGACTATGCAAAGAGGGACTAACAAATGAAGCCTGCGAGCTGCTTGAGAAAATGAATGGTAATGGTTGCTTGCCTGACAGTGTCTCATATAACACAATTATCCAAGGATTACTGCAACATGATGAGACATCAAGGGCAGTAGAATATATTGAAATAATGGTTGACAAGGGTTTCTCTGCAAATGAAACAACTGCGACCATGGTGATTGAGTTGTTGTGTGCTAATAAAGTTGATAAGACAATTCGAGAGTGGTTTGAGAAGCTTTTGTAA